The genomic segment ATGCCATCGGGAACAGCAGTACCGCCGCAAGATTCTCCGGAGTCCCGGTGAATCGCATCCGATTTACCAATCTGGTCCTGAACGGCCTTTTTGCCGGGATTGCAGCCGTGTTGCTGACATCCCGTATCGGCAGCACACGGCCGAATATCGCCGTAGGCTGGGACATGGAAGCCATTACCCTAGTTGTTTTGGGAGGAGTTTCCATCAGCGGAGGAAAAGGCAACATTTTCGGTGTCATTGTCGCTGTATTTTTGCTGGGCTACCTGAAGTTCGGCATGGGACTCTTAAATTTTTCGGCAAAATCGATGATTATCACAACAGGATTTCTCCTGATCGGTGCCGTGTTGATTCCGGAATTGCTGAACAGACTCAAGGCAAAACAGAAATTGATGAAGCAGCAGGCCTGATCAAGACAGGATGATAAGGATTTAGAATGAAACGACTGGCCTTCAAAATGAAACTTAAACCCGGATGTGCAGAAGAATACAAGAAACGCCACAACAATCTCTGGCCTGAACTGGCAGAGCTTCTCAAAAGCAGCGGCGTCTCGGACTATTCCATCTTTCTGGATGAAGAAACAAATATCCTGTTTGCAGTTCAGAAGATAGAAGCAGAGGGGGGGTCCCAGGATTTAGGAGAAAACCCCATTGTCAAAAATTGGTGGGCCCACATGGCAGACATTATGGTAACAAATCCTGACAATTCTCCCCTGACAATTCCCCTTCGGGAACTGTTTTATCTGGAATAAAGAACAAAAAATCTACTATTAATCAATAATTAAGGGAAGTTCAGCCCTAAAGCGGGGCTTCCCTTTGACTCGGCAATTCCTCCGTGGTAGAATTAAGGTTTGAGAGGAGAGACCGCATGAACAAGAAAATCCTGTTTACTTTATTATTTCTTTCTCTGTTTATAGTTTTATCATGTAAAACAGCCCCGGAACCCGTAGAGGAACCGGTTGAAGAAGCCGTCCCCGAAGAAGTGATAGAAGAACCTGTTGTCGAGAGCGGCCAGACTCAAACCCCCGTTGTAGAAGTGAAACCTGAACCACCAAAAGTGAATCCTGTTTCCCGGGAAGAGATAGCCCTGGCCCGTCAGGCCCTGGAGCGTGCGGAAATGGTCGACGCCTCACGATTTGCCCCCGAATTGATGGCCGAGGGATATTCAGACCTTAAAAAAGCCATGGATCTGGCTGAAAGTGACCCCGATGCCGCCCGTCTTCTCCTGGCAGGAGTCAAGGAAAAAGCGGACAAAGCCTTTGATATGGGCAGGAATGGCCTGAAAGTCGAAGCCCTTGCCGCCCTGGATTCAATGAAGACCAAACTGCTTGCAATCAACGCCGATAAATACAGTCCCGAGCCCTATGGGCAGGTCCTGGATCAGTTTGCTTTGACTAGAAAGGAAATTGAGGCTGAAAATCTGATAGAAGCCAGAAAGGCTATGGCTCTTTCCAAAACCAAAGCCAACAACTTGTATAAGATCCTGGATGAAAATATCCGCTGGATCGGTATTCTAGAAAGAGACAGCAAAGCGTACCTGAGTGATGCAGAAGCCGAAGAAGCCTATCTCTGGGCGGATGAAGAGTTCAACCAGGCCGGATTTCTGCTCTCCCAGGGAATGATTCAATTCCGTCAATATGACCTGAAAGGCAGCGAAAGCACCCTGAAAGAAGCAAAATTCAGAGCCAAAAACACCCTGTACCTCACAAGAGTACGAAAACAGCAGGCAGATAACGACGCCCGTCTGATGCAGATCCAGATGGAACTTGAAGAAGCGTCTACACTGATGATTCAAACCGAAACCGGCGCTATTAAAGAAGCCAGCCCCTGGTCCGGCAGCGATTACCTGGATAAGAACCCCCTTCTGGATGCAAAGACCGAAGACTACGAAGCCGAGGATTCGGAGCT from the Oceanispirochaeta sp. genome contains:
- a CDS encoding LysM peptidoglycan-binding domain-containing protein; translated protein: MNKKILFTLLFLSLFIVLSCKTAPEPVEEPVEEAVPEEVIEEPVVESGQTQTPVVEVKPEPPKVNPVSREEIALARQALERAEMVDASRFAPELMAEGYSDLKKAMDLAESDPDAARLLLAGVKEKADKAFDMGRNGLKVEALAALDSMKTKLLAINADKYSPEPYGQVLDQFALTRKEIEAENLIEARKAMALSKTKANNLYKILDENIRWIGILERDSKAYLSDAEAEEAYLWADEEFNQAGFLLSQGMIQFRQYDLKGSESTLKEAKFRAKNTLYLTRVRKQQADNDARLMQIQMELEEASTLMIQTETGAIKEASPWSGSDYLDKNPLLDAKTEDYEAEDSELIEYDLTKVIEEEEEEIVSSSDGVSTLLEKAKDLWQQAIAERNAGNYGKSKELLTQAEAYIRAYKANAVGKTYTVVYRKEKTDCLWRIAEFKEIYNDPFLWPKIWQRNQKAIPNPDLIYPGQVLIIPPVE
- the rhaM gene encoding L-rhamnose mutarotase; its protein translation is MKRLAFKMKLKPGCAEEYKKRHNNLWPELAELLKSSGVSDYSIFLDEETNILFAVQKIEAEGGSQDLGENPIVKNWWAHMADIMVTNPDNSPLTIPLRELFYLE